A part of Chloroflexota bacterium genomic DNA contains:
- a CDS encoding ABC transporter permease, producing the protein MNKTLTVLKTEFINTVSRKSFLITLILVPLLPALILFGINLFGGNDSGDSTDTSGLFQSGSSAALVEGYIDEAGIIIELPEWIDPETFIAFDNEEQAKAALESSDIQSYYVIESDILETGSVRLINQEFSPFTSLESSSVMESVLRYNLLGANAEQFGVFSQPLYIEVINLAPETVDRDMSSPFAFYLPYGTTLLLYVLIITSASLMMTSVAKEKENRVIEILLSSVAPRQLLIGKIIGLALVGLLQTTIWMGAGFLMLRMGGTTLNIPANLQLPPDLLIWSILFFLLGYFLYATIMAGVGALVPNIKEASQATIIIILPMLIPLMLISMIIETPNATLPLILSLFPFSAPVAMVTRISVTSVPIWQILTAIGLLLATVIFLVRAVSGMFRAQVLLTGKKFSVGLYLRTLFGKKTETA; encoded by the coding sequence ATGAACAAGACACTAACTGTTCTTAAAACAGAATTCATCAACACCGTCAGCCGAAAGTCATTTCTCATCACACTGATCCTGGTCCCCCTGCTGCCCGCACTGATCCTTTTTGGGATCAACCTCTTTGGCGGAAATGACAGCGGTGATTCAACAGACACTAGCGGCCTGTTCCAGTCCGGGTCGTCAGCCGCCCTGGTTGAAGGTTATATTGACGAAGCTGGAATCATCATTGAGCTCCCGGAATGGATTGATCCTGAGACTTTCATTGCTTTCGATAATGAAGAACAAGCCAAAGCCGCGTTGGAATCCAGTGATATTCAGAGTTATTATGTGATCGAATCAGATATCCTTGAAACAGGCTCAGTACGTCTCATCAACCAAGAATTCAGTCCTTTCACGAGTCTGGAATCCAGCAGCGTCATGGAAAGCGTGCTCCGCTACAATCTCCTGGGAGCAAATGCGGAACAATTCGGCGTTTTTTCACAACCGCTATACATAGAAGTAATCAATTTGGCCCCCGAAACAGTGGACCGAGATATGAGTAGTCCTTTTGCCTTCTATTTACCCTATGGCACAACCCTGCTGCTATATGTCCTGATCATAACCTCTGCCAGCCTGATGATGACCAGCGTGGCCAAAGAAAAAGAAAACCGGGTCATTGAGATTCTGCTCAGTTCTGTAGCTCCCCGGCAACTGCTGATCGGTAAGATTATCGGTCTGGCCCTGGTCGGTCTGCTGCAGACAACCATCTGGATGGGGGCAGGTTTCCTGATGCTCAGAATGGGCGGCACCACGCTGAACATCCCCGCCAACCTTCAATTACCTCCTGACCTGTTAATCTGGAGTATCCTCTTCTTCCTGTTAGGATACTTCCTCTATGCGACCATCATGGCTGGGGTCGGTGCCTTGGTTCCCAATATTAAAGAAGCCTCTCAGGCCACGATCATCATCATCCTGCCAATGTTGATCCCTCTGATGTTGATCAGCATGATTATCGAAACCCCCAATGCGACCCTGCCGTTGATCCTGAGCTTGTTCCCGTTCTCAGCGCCGGTCGCGATGGTCACCAGGATATCAGTCACTTCCGTTCCGATCTGGCAGATTCTCACAGCCATCGGCTTGCTGCTGGCAACGGTCATCTTTCTGGTCCGAGCCGTGTCTGGCATGTTCCGGGCTCAGGTTCTGCTTACAGGGAAGAAATTCAGCGTGGGGCTTTACCTGCGCACATTATTCGGTAAAAAAACAGAAACCGCTTAA
- a CDS encoding ABC transporter permease, producing MFKLWQIIRHEYIRHVFHKRFLFSLLSLPIVVVVMVGVALLIAGFGINSSPIGYVDPSGALANPVQIPESSDIFNPTIQFIPYDDADQAQAELDAGTIQAYYIFPSDYPQNTQVELIYLEEPDSDITYQFEDFVRFTLMENADINPEVINRLSEGFSYSLESADGSRQMGDDQWYLAFTPYVAGIMMMVVVMTSGGYLLQAVVEEKENRTMEIVITSVSPSQLMTGKILGNIGVGLTQLVVWLVFTWLGMKIAGNFWPFLQDFSLPPNYVAILLLLLLPSFVMVAAIMSAIGSTMTEMREAQQISGMVSLLFMAPIYAASGIMMNPNGTLAMVLSYFPLTSPITILMRMSFTVVPAWQIAINVIILVIFAVLAILFANKAFRLGMLQYGKKLSIKEVLKARTEK from the coding sequence ATGTTTAAGCTCTGGCAAATCATCCGACATGAATACATCCGGCATGTTTTTCACAAGCGGTTTTTATTCAGCCTGCTCAGCCTGCCCATAGTCGTAGTGGTCATGGTTGGGGTTGCTTTGCTCATTGCCGGCTTTGGAATTAATTCTTCGCCTATTGGCTATGTTGATCCATCCGGAGCGCTGGCAAATCCTGTTCAGATACCTGAGAGTTCGGATATTTTCAACCCAACGATCCAATTCATTCCCTATGACGATGCGGACCAGGCCCAGGCTGAACTTGATGCCGGCACGATTCAGGCCTACTATATTTTCCCCTCAGATTATCCTCAAAACACACAGGTTGAGTTGATTTATCTTGAGGAGCCGGATTCGGACATAACCTATCAATTTGAAGACTTTGTCCGGTTCACCCTGATGGAAAATGCCGACATCAATCCAGAAGTAATCAACCGCCTATCGGAAGGTTTTTCCTATTCGCTGGAGTCAGCGGATGGCAGCCGCCAGATGGGCGACGACCAATGGTATCTCGCCTTCACGCCCTATGTTGCCGGCATAATGATGATGGTGGTCGTAATGACCAGCGGTGGCTACCTGCTGCAAGCTGTGGTTGAAGAAAAAGAGAATCGTACGATGGAAATCGTAATTACCTCTGTTTCTCCCAGCCAATTAATGACCGGTAAGATCCTTGGTAATATCGGCGTGGGGCTGACTCAACTGGTGGTATGGTTGGTTTTTACCTGGTTAGGAATGAAAATAGCCGGAAATTTCTGGCCCTTCCTGCAGGATTTCTCGCTTCCACCGAATTATGTCGCCATACTGTTATTACTCTTGCTGCCATCATTCGTGATGGTTGCAGCAATCATGTCCGCCATCGGCTCCACGATGACCGAAATGCGGGAAGCTCAACAGATCTCAGGGATGGTCTCGCTGCTCTTCATGGCGCCCATCTATGCAGCCTCCGGGATCATGATGAATCCCAACGGGACTTTGGCAATGGTACTTAGCTACTTCCCGCTAACATCGCCCATCACCATCCTGATGCGGATGTCCTTCACTGTGGTCCCTGCCTGGCAGATTGCGATCAACGTGATCATTCTTGTCATCTTCGCCGTATTGGCAATCCTGTTTGCCAACAAGGCCTTCCGGCTGGGTATGCTGCAATATGGCAAGAAACTCTCTATCAAAGAAGTCCTGAAGGCGAGGACAGAAAAATGA
- a CDS encoding ATP-binding cassette domain-containing protein — MAIISVNTISKKFGDTQAVKDLSFDVQPGEIFGLLGPNGAGKTTTIRMILDIFKPDSGSISVLGGPMSEEKKNKVGYLPEERGLYQDIPLERCLVFLATLKGMEESIATPKIEDYLKHFELYDSRQKKVKELSKGMQQKAQLISTLVHDPELVIIDEPFTALDPVNTEMVKDMLETKRDEGKAIIMSTHQMNQVEELCDRILLIDAGESLLYGTLPEIQSNFSSHDILVTPLTPLPQSIEGVKEIQKLNGRYRLVLDENAHPNQVLKGLINQGVEMNEFEIAVPPLNEIFIKVVKEQKGNGYV, encoded by the coding sequence ATGGCAATTATATCGGTCAATACCATTTCCAAGAAATTTGGAGATACTCAGGCTGTTAAAGACCTGAGTTTTGACGTTCAACCTGGTGAGATCTTCGGCCTTTTAGGGCCCAACGGCGCAGGGAAGACAACCACCATCCGAATGATCCTGGATATCTTCAAACCCGATTCAGGCAGCATCAGCGTCCTGGGTGGCCCAATGAGCGAGGAAAAGAAGAACAAGGTTGGTTACCTGCCGGAAGAGCGCGGCCTTTATCAAGACATTCCCCTGGAACGCTGCCTGGTATTCCTCGCCACCCTAAAAGGGATGGAAGAATCCATCGCGACGCCCAAGATCGAAGACTATTTGAAACATTTCGAGCTCTATGATTCCCGCCAGAAAAAGGTCAAGGAACTGAGCAAAGGAATGCAGCAAAAAGCCCAGTTGATCTCCACCCTGGTGCATGATCCCGAGCTGGTCATCATCGACGAGCCCTTCACGGCCCTGGACCCGGTCAACACCGAAATGGTCAAGGACATGCTGGAAACCAAACGGGATGAAGGTAAAGCCATCATCATGTCCACCCACCAGATGAATCAGGTGGAAGAACTCTGCGATCGGATCCTGCTGATTGATGCAGGTGAGAGCCTGCTTTATGGCACACTGCCTGAAATCCAAAGCAATTTCTCATCCCACGACATTCTCGTGACGCCGCTCACCCCCTTGCCCCAATCCATTGAGGGCGTCAAGGAAATCCAAAAGTTGAACGGCCGATACCGGCTGGTCCTGGATGAAAACGCTCATCCCAATCAGGTACTCAAAGGTCTCATCAACCAGGGCGTTGAGATGAACGAGTTTGAAATTGCCGTCCCACCTTTGAACGAGATCTTTATCAAGGTCGTCAAAGAACAAAAAGGAAACGGCTATGTTTAA
- a CDS encoding nitroreductase family deazaflavin-dependent oxidoreductase: MLVESKVEPPHPIPYPSNAIIRKLYRTPILLYRLGLGKLFGKYIMIISTFGRKSGKVRRTPIEYFRQGDFIYAISGFERDPDWYQNLKAHPYVTLQTAQGAHAMFARRPETAEEWQGAMDYLKESPVPALVIPEIVEQLDDPKIQAQIREWPVVIFEPTEEPCPEPLAVDLYWAWPLILLALAFEITFWWLLSRKK; this comes from the coding sequence ATGCTTGTCGAATCAAAGGTTGAACCGCCCCATCCGATTCCCTATCCAAGTAATGCCATTATCCGCAAACTTTATCGCACACCAATCCTGCTATATCGCCTTGGGTTGGGGAAACTTTTTGGCAAATATATCATGATCATCTCCACATTCGGCCGGAAGTCTGGCAAAGTCCGCCGGACGCCGATCGAATATTTCCGCCAGGGCGACTTTATCTATGCCATTAGCGGTTTTGAACGCGACCCGGATTGGTACCAAAACCTGAAAGCCCACCCTTATGTCACCCTGCAGACCGCACAGGGCGCCCATGCCATGTTCGCCCGGCGTCCCGAGACGGCCGAGGAATGGCAAGGCGCAATGGACTATCTCAAGGAAAGCCCGGTGCCCGCTTTGGTGATCCCAGAGATCGTTGAGCAGCTCGATGATCCCAAAATCCAGGCCCAAATCCGTGAGTGGCCGGTGGTCATCTTCGAACCGACTGAAGAACCCTGCCCCGAACCCTTGGCCGTTGATCTCTACTGGGCCTGGCCTCTGATCCTGTTGGCGCTGGCCTTCGAGATCACCTTCTGGTGGCTCTTATCCCGTAAAAAATAA
- the selD gene encoding selenide, water dikinase SelD, which yields MGTVRFSVGRHTKADEIDRAVKIIVKSLKPLLPDSVSDQTILSDDLTDIKLTHFTASLGCACKLRPQALEKVLANLPPSIDPNALVDAATNDDAAVYKVRDDLAVVQTVDFFTPIIDDPYAFGAISAANSLSDIYAMGATPIFGLNIVGFPSSRLPLKVLEEILRGAHDKASEAGITILGGHTVDDLEPKYGMAVTGLVAPDKVIRNSTGKPGDALILTKPLGLGILTTALKQGLVNRSIQTKLIEIMAGLNKTAAECMAAFPVNACTDVTGFGLLGHLHEMTEGAGVDAEINLSAVPILPEARQMAEMEVIPGGTLNNLAFVGPHVNFDPSLSRIDQILLADAQTSGGLLISLPASEADGLLAALADKNIQAALIGHMTQLGKGQINVIKG from the coding sequence ATGGGCACCGTCCGCTTCTCCGTGGGACGCCATACCAAAGCGGATGAAATTGACCGGGCAGTGAAGATCATAGTGAAATCACTCAAACCCCTCCTGCCGGACAGTGTCAGTGACCAGACAATCCTCTCTGATGATCTGACAGATATCAAGCTGACCCATTTCACCGCCAGTCTGGGATGCGCCTGCAAGCTCCGGCCCCAGGCGCTTGAGAAGGTCCTGGCGAACCTGCCTCCCAGCATTGACCCGAATGCCCTGGTGGATGCCGCCACCAATGACGACGCGGCAGTCTATAAGGTTCGGGATGACCTGGCCGTGGTACAGACAGTAGACTTCTTCACACCGATCATTGACGACCCCTATGCCTTTGGGGCCATCTCAGCGGCCAATTCCCTTTCAGATATTTATGCGATGGGTGCAACCCCGATCTTTGGCTTGAATATCGTGGGCTTCCCCTCCAGCCGGCTTCCGCTCAAAGTTTTGGAAGAGATCCTGCGCGGTGCCCATGATAAGGCTTCCGAAGCCGGGATTACAATCCTCGGTGGGCACACAGTGGACGACCTCGAACCGAAATACGGCATGGCTGTGACCGGGCTGGTTGCGCCCGATAAAGTGATCCGCAACAGCACCGGAAAACCCGGTGACGCCCTGATCCTCACCAAGCCGCTGGGCCTTGGCATACTGACCACCGCCCTCAAGCAGGGATTGGTAAACCGCAGCATTCAAACCAAACTAATTGAGATCATGGCAGGGCTGAATAAGACAGCCGCGGAATGTATGGCTGCCTTCCCGGTCAACGCCTGCACGGACGTAACCGGTTTTGGCCTGCTGGGGCATCTCCATGAGATGACCGAAGGCGCCGGCGTGGATGCCGAAATCAACCTCAGCGCCGTTCCGATCCTGCCCGAAGCCCGTCAGATGGCTGAGATGGAGGTCATCCCCGGCGGCACCCTCAACAACCTGGCTTTTGTTGGTCCCCATGTAAATTTTGACCCAAGCCTCTCCCGCATTGACCAGATCCTTTTGGCCGATGCCCAAACCTCAGGCGGCCTGTTGATCAGCCTGCCCGCCAGTGAAGCCGATGGCCTCCTGGCTGCCCTGGCAGATAAGAATATCCAGGCAGCCCTGATCGGCCACATGACTCAGTTAGGTAAAGGTCAGATTAACGTTATAAAAGGCTAG
- a CDS encoding ABC transporter ATP-binding protein, with translation MLNITKDFPGIRANDNITLQLKKGEIHALLGENGAGKSTLMSVLFGLYQAEEGIIKKNGEVVNIANPNDANDLHIGMVHQHFMLVECFSVLDNIILGVEPTKAGLLQENEGRKKVVELSEKYGLHVEPDALIEDISVGMQQRVEILKMLYRDNEILIFDEPTAVLTPQEIKELMEIMRNFTREGKSILFITHKLQEIMDVSDRVTVLRRGKCIGTVNTADTTVEELSSMMVGRPVSFVVDKADIEPGEIILDVKDLTVPSRLHKNNAVKNVSFNVRQGEIVCLAGIEGNGQDELVYALTGLEKQSDGTITLRGQDISKASIRERSVDGMSHIPADRHKYGLILDYTLEENMVLERFWEPEFQKNGFIKFDAVRAYSDRLIEQYDVRSGQGSTTLVRSMSGGNQQKAIVAREIDKNPELLVAVQPTRGLDVGAIEYIHKQLVAQRDAGKAVLLVSLELDEVMNVSDRILVMYEGEIVGEFDPKNTTVDELGLYMAGAKRNIEKKGA, from the coding sequence ATGCTGAATATCACCAAGGATTTCCCAGGTATCAGAGCCAACGATAACATAACGCTCCAGCTTAAAAAAGGGGAAATCCATGCCTTACTTGGCGAAAACGGCGCTGGTAAAAGCACTTTAATGAGCGTACTCTTCGGCCTTTATCAGGCGGAAGAGGGAATCATCAAGAAGAACGGCGAAGTTGTTAATATCGCGAATCCAAATGACGCTAACGATCTCCACATTGGCATGGTCCACCAGCATTTCATGCTGGTTGAATGTTTCTCAGTGTTGGACAACATTATCCTCGGGGTTGAGCCGACCAAGGCCGGTTTGCTTCAGGAAAACGAAGGCCGGAAGAAGGTCGTTGAGCTTTCTGAAAAATATGGCCTCCATGTTGAACCGGATGCGCTCATCGAGGATATCTCCGTCGGGATGCAACAGCGTGTTGAAATCTTGAAAATGCTTTATCGCGATAACGAGATCCTTATCTTTGACGAACCCACCGCTGTGCTGACGCCCCAGGAAATTAAAGAACTTATGGAGATTATGCGGAACTTCACCCGTGAGGGAAAGAGCATTCTCTTCATCACCCATAAGCTGCAGGAAATCATGGATGTTTCCGACCGTGTGACGGTACTCAGGCGTGGTAAGTGTATTGGCACAGTCAATACAGCGGACACCACGGTTGAAGAACTCTCCTCGATGATGGTTGGCCGCCCTGTAAGCTTTGTGGTGGATAAAGCGGATATCGAGCCGGGTGAAATTATCCTCGATGTTAAAGATCTCACCGTCCCCTCTCGTCTCCATAAGAATAATGCTGTTAAAAACGTTTCTTTCAATGTACGCCAGGGTGAGATCGTCTGCCTTGCGGGTATTGAAGGCAACGGCCAGGACGAGTTGGTCTATGCCCTGACAGGCCTTGAAAAGCAGTCGGATGGGACGATCACCCTCCGCGGGCAGGATATTTCAAAGGCCTCCATTCGCGAACGTTCGGTGGATGGCATGAGCCATATCCCAGCGGACAGGCATAAATATGGCCTGATCCTCGATTACACCTTAGAAGAGAACATGGTACTTGAGCGTTTTTGGGAACCGGAATTCCAAAAGAACGGCTTTATCAAATTTGACGCCGTCCGGGCCTATTCGGACAGACTTATTGAGCAGTACGATGTCCGCTCTGGTCAGGGCAGCACAACCCTTGTCCGTTCAATGTCTGGGGGCAACCAACAAAAGGCAATCGTGGCCCGGGAAATAGACAAGAATCCCGAGCTTCTGGTTGCCGTGCAGCCTACCCGCGGCCTTGACGTGGGGGCGATCGAATACATCCACAAGCAGCTCGTGGCCCAGCGCGACGCAGGAAAAGCAGTTTTGCTCGTTTCTCTGGAACTGGACGAAGTTATGAACGTTTCCGACCGCATCCTCGTTATGTACGAGGGCGAGATCGTAGGCGAATTTGATCCCAAGAATACTACTGTCGATGAACTCGGTCTCTATATGGCCGGCGCAAAGCGCAACATCGAGAAGAAGGGAGCTTAG
- a CDS encoding ABC transporter permease, with the protein MKRKNGSPWLGGDRLASIGASFISIIIGLLFGFLFLIVLSLINSGGEGFISVITNAWKYGFKQILMGGFYLPPISIGQEIAATAPLILTGLSVGFAFKTGLFNIGAAGQYTLGAFGALFCAIVLGLPWWACLLGATLFGALWGAIPGIFKAYLNIHEVITSIMFNWIGLYAVNTIMYGGGTGVMYDSTKTKVWDLRSLFPASVIPNMGLAAYFKNRSTTIAIFLAIVIAIVIYIVIDKTTFGYELKACGFNKSAARYAGISEKKNIVLSMVIAGALAGFGAGLFYLSGIAEWRPLDSTALPAIGFNGIAVALLASSNPIGTIFSALFISHITTGGSLMNSQYFPPEIADIISGIIIYLCAFSLLFKQMLMKKRGSQKLAVDLVDVTVKEPQQIDSFLPEEEVDGKEIDD; encoded by the coding sequence GTGAAAAGGAAGAATGGCTCCCCATGGTTGGGAGGAGACAGGCTAGCGTCGATTGGCGCTTCCTTTATATCAATCATAATCGGCCTCCTTTTTGGCTTCTTATTCCTCATTGTATTAAGCCTTATCAACAGCGGCGGTGAAGGCTTCATCTCAGTCATCACCAATGCCTGGAAATATGGCTTCAAACAGATTTTGATGGGTGGCTTTTACCTCCCACCGATTAGCATTGGCCAGGAGATAGCCGCCACTGCTCCGCTCATCCTGACCGGCCTTTCCGTTGGTTTTGCTTTCAAGACCGGCCTTTTCAATATCGGTGCAGCAGGGCAATACACTCTGGGCGCTTTTGGGGCTCTGTTCTGCGCTATTGTCCTCGGCCTGCCCTGGTGGGCTTGTCTGCTCGGGGCGACTCTCTTTGGTGCGCTCTGGGGCGCCATCCCAGGCATTTTCAAGGCCTATCTCAACATCCATGAGGTCATCACATCCATCATGTTCAACTGGATTGGCCTCTATGCCGTCAACACTATCATGTATGGCGGCGGTACTGGTGTGATGTATGACTCCACCAAGACCAAAGTATGGGACCTGCGTTCCTTGTTCCCCGCTTCGGTTATTCCCAATATGGGATTAGCGGCATACTTCAAAAACAGGTCAACGACCATTGCGATATTCCTCGCAATCGTAATCGCAATAGTTATCTACATCGTCATTGATAAAACGACCTTCGGCTATGAATTAAAAGCCTGCGGTTTCAACAAGAGTGCAGCCAGATATGCCGGGATCAGTGAGAAAAAGAACATCGTTCTCTCAATGGTCATTGCGGGTGCGCTTGCAGGTTTTGGTGCTGGGCTTTTCTATCTCTCAGGTATTGCCGAATGGAGACCATTGGATTCCACAGCGTTGCCGGCAATTGGCTTCAACGGTATTGCCGTCGCCCTGCTGGCCTCCTCCAATCCGATCGGTACGATCTTCTCCGCACTGTTCATTTCGCACATCACGACAGGCGGAAGCCTGATGAATTCCCAGTACTTTCCACCTGAAATTGCGGACATTATCTCGGGGATCATCATTTATCTCTGCGCGTTCTCACTGCTCTTCAAGCAGATGCTTATGAAGAAGCGTGGTTCTCAAAAGCTTGCCGTTGATTTAGTTGACGTTACAGTGAAAGAACCACAGCAAATAGACAGCTTCCTCCCTGAGGAAGAAGTTGACGGAAAGGAGATTGACGACTAA
- a CDS encoding ABC transporter permease — protein sequence MLLTKYTLLYSMVLMLVALGGAFTEHSGVINIALEGTMTIGGLVGVLALVVLPAGTPAFTVVLVSVLAAGIAGILYTSLLAFASVNLKADQTIGGTALNLLATALAVVVVRRFNFGTQSAKLTYNNEPFLFDIGDLTVNVFLFIGLALLIISIIVMYKTRFGLRLRACGEHPQAADSVGINVYEMRWWGVLISGFLGGIGGFAYIVPAVQTWNFEVGVAGMGFLALAVMIFGQWKPGRIFFAALFFAIFKSMANIADSTILAALEWPKEIYNMMPFIASMIILAFTSKKSRAPKAEGIPYDKTGR from the coding sequence ATGCTGCTCACGAAATACACTCTCCTTTACTCTATGGTTCTTATGCTCGTGGCCCTCGGTGGCGCTTTCACTGAACACAGCGGTGTGATCAACATCGCGCTCGAAGGTACTATGACCATTGGCGGCCTCGTTGGCGTTCTTGCGCTGGTCGTTCTTCCTGCGGGAACCCCGGCTTTTACGGTCGTCCTGGTATCCGTTCTGGCGGCAGGAATTGCAGGCATTCTCTACACCTCACTTCTGGCTTTCGCTTCGGTAAACCTGAAGGCGGACCAAACGATTGGCGGTACGGCGCTGAACCTTCTTGCTACCGCCCTCGCTGTGGTTGTCGTCCGCAGGTTCAACTTCGGTACTCAATCTGCAAAACTTACTTACAACAACGAACCTTTCCTCTTCGATATCGGGGACCTGACGGTCAATGTTTTCCTCTTCATTGGCCTCGCCCTTCTCATCATCTCAATCATTGTGATGTATAAGACCCGCTTTGGCCTGCGGCTGCGCGCCTGCGGCGAGCATCCTCAAGCGGCGGATTCAGTCGGCATCAACGTTTACGAAATGCGCTGGTGGGGCGTACTCATCTCCGGTTTCCTCGGCGGCATTGGTGGTTTTGCCTATATTGTCCCAGCTGTTCAAACCTGGAACTTTGAGGTCGGTGTAGCAGGTATGGGCTTCCTTGCGCTGGCAGTGATGATCTTTGGCCAGTGGAAGCCAGGCAGAATTTTCTTTGCCGCCCTGTTCTTCGCGATCTTCAAATCAATGGCAAACATTGCGGACTCGACTATCCTCGCCGCACTGGAGTGGCCGAAGGAAATCTATAACATGATGCCCTTTATCGCCTCAATGATCATTCTGGCATTTACCTCGAAGAAGTCCCGTGCGCCTAAGGCGGAGGGTATCCCCTACGACAAAACCGGTAGATAA
- a CDS encoding BMP family ABC transporter substrate-binding protein, which translates to MSKKLLVVLTILVVGSMFFAACTPEVEETAAPVEETEAVVDATDAPVVEETEVTAEPIIKKVALVTDVGTIDDESFNQATWQGVEAWCTENGIEYTYYQPTEDSTDARVISITQAVAEGANVIVMPGYLFGTTLLEVMDLYPDVYFVAIDVASGDLTYDYVTYYEPAANTTCIAFAEEQAGYLAGYGAVKDGYTKLGFLGGMAVPAVVRFGYGFIQGADDAAAEMGVDIEINYTYGGQFFGDANITAKMDGWYSAGTEIVFACGGGIYTSAIEAALNYDGMVIGVDVDQNFIGVAGVEAGTYAYNPFVTSAMKGLQNVTETALAELQAGNWASYSGQFLKFSLTEGDYVGIPTADGSWNFSTFTVEEYETVKAAIMDGTIEIDNSSDASVLPEVSEFTTVNVIE; encoded by the coding sequence ATGTCGAAAAAACTATTAGTTGTTTTGACAATCCTGGTTGTCGGCAGCATGTTCTTTGCCGCCTGCACCCCCGAAGTTGAAGAGACTGCTGCGCCCGTTGAAGAGACAGAAGCTGTAGTCGACGCTACTGATGCTCCGGTTGTGGAAGAAACCGAAGTAACCGCCGAACCCATCATCAAGAAGGTTGCCCTCGTGACAGACGTTGGAACCATCGATGACGAGTCCTTTAACCAGGCCACCTGGCAGGGTGTTGAGGCTTGGTGCACTGAAAACGGTATCGAATATACCTACTATCAGCCCACTGAGGACAGCACTGATGCCCGCGTGATCTCCATCACCCAGGCTGTTGCTGAAGGCGCTAACGTCATCGTTATGCCCGGTTACCTCTTCGGCACAACACTGCTCGAGGTTATGGATCTGTATCCCGATGTCTACTTCGTCGCGATCGACGTAGCCTCCGGCGACCTGACCTACGACTATGTGACCTATTACGAACCCGCCGCGAACACCACCTGTATCGCCTTTGCTGAGGAACAGGCTGGCTATCTGGCTGGTTACGGTGCTGTCAAAGATGGCTACACCAAACTTGGTTTCCTGGGCGGCATGGCCGTTCCCGCTGTCGTACGCTTCGGCTATGGCTTCATCCAGGGTGCTGACGATGCTGCTGCCGAAATGGGCGTTGACATTGAGATCAACTACACCTATGGTGGCCAGTTCTTCGGCGATGCAAACATCACCGCCAAGATGGACGGCTGGTATTCCGCTGGGACCGAGATTGTATTCGCCTGCGGTGGCGGTATCTACACATCAGCCATCGAAGCTGCTCTCAACTATGACGGTATGGTTATCGGCGTTGACGTCGACCAGAACTTTATCGGCGTAGCGGGCGTTGAAGCTGGTACCTATGCCTACAACCCATTCGTCACCTCCGCCATGAAGGGTCTCCAGAACGTAACCGAGACCGCCCTGGCCGAACTGCAGGCCGGTAACTGGGCCAGCTACAGCGGCCAGTTCCTGAAGTTCTCCCTGACCGAAGGCGACTATGTTGGTATTCCTACTGCTGATGGTTCCTGGAACTTCAGCACCTTCACCGTCGAAGAATACGAAACTGTCAAAGCTGCCATCATGGATGGCACCATCGAAATCGACAACAGCTCCGATGCCTCCGTTCTGCCTGAGGTTTCCGAGTTCACCACCGTGAACGTTATCGAGTAA